One part of the Athene noctua chromosome Z, bAthNoc1.hap1.1, whole genome shotgun sequence genome encodes these proteins:
- the LOC141973730 gene encoding interferon epsilon-like — MNALGLIQIGLILLCTTTISSLQCNHLPLQQRKVIKNSLQLLDKMGNKFPRQCLREKMSFRFPEQVLNPRQKEIVKVAIEEIFQHIFYIFSKNLTLAAWNGMALEQFQNGLYQQIEQLEACVIKKQTHYFESKEVNRLKLKKYFQKIDCFLKDKHHNLCSWEISRAEMRRCLQLIDKVIRKLNN, encoded by the coding sequence ATGAATGCTTTGGGCTTGATACAAATTGGCCTCATACTGTTGTGCACCACCACCATCTCCAGTCTTCAGTGTAATCACCTTCCTTTACAGCAAAGAAAAGTGATCAAGAACAGCCTGCAACTTTTGGACAAAATGGGCAATAAGTTTCCTCGACAGTGTCTGAGAGAGAAAATGTCCTTCAGATTTCCTGAGCAGGTTCTAAATCCCAGACAGAAAGAGATTGTCAAAGTGGCCATTGAAGAGATCTTCCAACACATCTTCTATATCTTTAGCAAAAATCTGACTTTAGCTGCTTGGAATGGGATGGCTTTAGAACAATTCCAAAATGGACTTTATCAGCAAATTGAGCAATTGGAGGCATGTGTAATCAAGAAGCAGACCCACTACTTTGAGAGTAAAGAAGTCAACAGGCTGAAACTGAAAAAGTACTTCCAAAAAATAGACTGTTTTCTTAAAGACAAACATCATAACCTGTGCTCCTGGGAGATCAGCCGTGCAGAAATGAGGAGATGTCTTCAATTGATCGATAAAGTCATAAGGAAGCTTAACAACTAA